The Achromobacter deleyi genome has a window encoding:
- a CDS encoding ABC transporter ATP-binding protein, with the protein MSSSNLQISGLGKRYGDFVALAPTHLDVARGEFLTLLGPSGSGKTTLLSLIAGLAQPDEGRVLIDGADVTYGAPYERDIGMVFQNYALFPHMSIEENIAFPLKMRKVPAAEARRRALEALEMVRLPHVAARLPRELSGGQQQRIALARCMVYRPAIILMDEPLGALDKKLRDQMQLEIKRIHRELGTTIVYVTHDQEEAMTMSDRICLMNGGAIEQLGSPADLYFRPRTLFVADFLGESNLLQGVVTSVDGETLSVQLAHQGVTGQALSNGAPIKAGQKVTVMLRPQNLRVSASAGDAGGNPPLTGKLLDVMVTGSLTKLYLDTGIADAAPIVVAYPTQRQAEQYAIGQPLSVSWQAADAVAIAE; encoded by the coding sequence ATGTCTTCTTCCAATCTGCAAATCTCGGGCCTGGGCAAACGCTATGGCGACTTCGTCGCCCTGGCGCCCACGCACCTGGACGTCGCCCGCGGCGAATTCCTGACCCTGCTGGGTCCTTCGGGTTCCGGCAAGACCACCCTGCTGAGCCTGATCGCCGGCCTGGCCCAGCCCGACGAAGGCCGCGTGCTGATCGACGGCGCCGACGTGACCTACGGCGCGCCGTACGAGCGCGATATCGGCATGGTGTTCCAGAACTACGCGCTGTTCCCGCACATGAGCATCGAGGAGAACATCGCGTTTCCGCTGAAGATGCGCAAGGTGCCCGCGGCCGAGGCGCGCCGCCGCGCGCTCGAGGCGCTGGAGATGGTGCGCCTGCCGCACGTGGCGGCGCGCCTGCCGCGAGAGCTTTCCGGCGGCCAGCAGCAGCGCATCGCGCTGGCCCGCTGCATGGTCTACCGCCCCGCGATCATCCTGATGGACGAACCGCTGGGTGCGCTGGACAAGAAGCTGCGCGACCAGATGCAGCTTGAGATCAAGCGCATCCACCGCGAGCTCGGCACCACCATCGTCTACGTGACGCATGACCAGGAAGAGGCCATGACGATGTCCGACCGCATTTGCCTGATGAACGGCGGCGCGATCGAACAGCTGGGCTCGCCGGCGGACCTGTACTTCCGGCCGCGCACCCTGTTCGTCGCCGACTTCCTGGGTGAATCCAATCTGCTGCAGGGCGTGGTGACGTCGGTCGACGGCGAGACCCTGTCGGTCCAGCTGGCCCACCAGGGCGTGACCGGCCAGGCGCTGTCCAACGGCGCCCCCATCAAGGCCGGCCAGAAGGTCACCGTGATGCTGCGCCCGCAGAACCTGCGCGTGAGCGCCAGCGCCGGCGACGCCGGCGGCAACCCGCCGCTGACAGGCAAGCTGCTGGACGTGATGGTGACGGGCAGCCTGACCAAGCTCTACCTGGACACGGGCATCGCCGACGCCGCGCCGATCGTGGTGGCCTATCCCACGCAGCGCCAGGCCGAGCAATACGCCATCGGCCAGCCGCTGTCCGTGAGCTGGCAGGCCGCGGACGCGGTGGCCATTGCGGAGTGA
- a CDS encoding alpha-hydroxy acid oxidase yields the protein MLPSVMDYRRQAQRRLPRLAYDYLEGGAEDGITLARNTAAYAGLEFRPDVLVDVTDCRLEVPVLGATAAMPAIVGPTGLNGLFWPEADVHLARAAHQAGLPFVLSTASTSLLEHVRAATSGELWLQLYVQRDRRIAEHLMDRAWQNGYTVLFLTVDVPVHGNRDHDKRNGFKLPLRPSPRLLLDLAAHPGWCWRMLRHGGPQLKNLAVSSNARENITEQASALSRQMDLALTWDDVAWLRRVWRGRIVIKGIQGLADARRAQAHGVDGIVLSNHGGRQLESAPCPLDVLPEVAAELGHALEVLVDGGVRRGSDIAKAVALGARAVLLGRAPLYGLAGRGPKGASEVLAILRGELENTLRLLGRNRIGALDAAAVRKR from the coding sequence ATGCTTCCCAGCGTGATGGATTACCGGCGGCAGGCGCAAAGACGGCTGCCCCGGCTGGCATACGATTATCTCGAGGGCGGAGCCGAAGACGGCATCACGCTGGCGCGCAACACGGCGGCCTATGCCGGCCTGGAGTTCCGTCCCGACGTGCTGGTGGACGTCACGGATTGCCGGCTGGAGGTGCCGGTGCTGGGCGCCACGGCCGCCATGCCCGCCATCGTGGGGCCCACCGGACTGAACGGCCTGTTCTGGCCCGAGGCCGATGTGCATCTGGCGCGCGCCGCGCACCAGGCGGGCCTGCCGTTCGTGCTGTCCACGGCGTCCACCTCCCTGCTGGAGCACGTGCGGGCCGCCACCTCCGGGGAACTCTGGCTGCAGTTGTATGTGCAGCGGGACCGCCGCATCGCCGAGCACCTGATGGACCGCGCCTGGCAGAACGGCTACACGGTGCTGTTCCTGACCGTGGATGTGCCGGTCCACGGCAACCGCGACCACGACAAGCGCAACGGCTTCAAGCTGCCGCTGCGGCCGTCGCCCCGCCTGCTGCTGGATCTGGCCGCGCACCCGGGCTGGTGCTGGCGCATGCTGCGCCACGGCGGGCCGCAGCTCAAGAACCTGGCAGTCAGCTCCAACGCGCGCGAGAACATCACCGAACAGGCGTCCGCCCTGAGCCGCCAGATGGATCTGGCGCTGACCTGGGACGATGTGGCCTGGCTGCGCCGCGTCTGGCGCGGGCGCATCGTCATCAAGGGCATCCAGGGCCTGGCCGACGCGCGGCGCGCGCAGGCGCACGGCGTGGACGGCATCGTCCTGTCCAACCACGGCGGCCGGCAACTGGAAAGTGCGCCGTGTCCGCTGGACGTGCTGCCGGAAGTCGCGGCCGAACTGGGCCATGCGCTGGAGGTCCTGGTGGACGGCGGTGTGCGCCGGGGCAGCGACATCGCCAAGGCCGTGGCGCTGGGCGCGCGCGCCGTGCTGCTGGGCCGCGCGCCCTTGTACGGGCTGGCGGGCAGGGGCCCCAAGGGCGCGAGCGAGGTGCTGGCCATTCTGCGCGGCGAACTGGAAAATACCCTCAGGCTGTTGGGCCGCAACCGCATCGGCGCGCTGGACGCGGCGGCGGTGCGCAAGCGCTGA
- the dapA gene encoding 4-hydroxy-tetrahydrodipicolinate synthase, whose product MLNATHLRGVFPAIPTPVNADDTINVPAAKALISYLLKQGIDGIVPLGGTGEYGALARAERIRMCKLTVEAVEGRVPVIPGVLDPGFHDALQAGQEFADAGADALMVLTPYYTTPTQAGIREYFLRYADASPLPVMIYEIPYRTRIAIAPEVLHELSRHENIIGMKACNTDMYHFLRTVAGVDESFAVFSGEDTLLPVHLAAGARGGIVVTASLLPSAWRKVYELASEGRTRESMELHRRLIPLMNLAFAETNPGPMKSVMDLIGVDAPEVLDPLVAPADGLQAALRAELIPLLREFEGVA is encoded by the coding sequence ATGCTGAACGCAACCCATCTGCGCGGTGTCTTTCCCGCCATCCCGACCCCCGTCAACGCCGACGACACCATCAACGTGCCGGCCGCGAAGGCGCTGATTTCCTATCTGCTCAAGCAGGGCATCGACGGCATTGTGCCGCTGGGCGGCACCGGCGAATACGGCGCGCTGGCCCGGGCCGAACGCATCCGGATGTGCAAGCTGACGGTGGAAGCGGTGGAAGGCCGCGTGCCGGTGATCCCTGGCGTGCTGGACCCGGGCTTTCACGACGCCCTGCAGGCTGGCCAGGAATTCGCCGACGCGGGCGCCGATGCGCTGATGGTGCTGACGCCCTATTACACGACGCCCACGCAGGCGGGCATCCGGGAGTATTTCCTGCGCTATGCGGACGCATCGCCGCTGCCGGTGATGATCTACGAGATCCCGTACCGCACCCGCATCGCGATCGCGCCGGAGGTGCTGCATGAGCTGTCGCGCCACGAGAACATCATCGGCATGAAGGCCTGCAATACCGACATGTACCATTTCCTGCGGACCGTGGCGGGGGTGGATGAGTCGTTTGCGGTGTTCAGCGGGGAAGACACGTTGCTGCCGGTGCATCTGGCGGCTGGCGCGCGGGGCGGAATCGTGGTGACGGCCAGCTTGTTGCCTTCGGCCTGGCGGAAGGTTTATGAACTGGCTTCGGAGGGACGCACGCGGGAGTCGATGGAGCTGCATCGCCGCTTGATTCCGCTGATGAACCTGGCGTTCGCGGAGACGAATCCGGGGCCGATGAAGTCGGTGATGGATTTGATCGGGGTTGATGCGCCGGAAGTTCTGGATCCTTTGGTGGCGCCGGCGGATGGATTGCAGGCGGCGCTGCGGGCGGAGTTGATTCCTTTGCTGCGGGAATTTGAAGGGGTTGCTTGA
- a CDS encoding phytanoyl-CoA dioxygenase family protein, whose product MSGLLPDDQIAILREQGFVVARQFASPEQVAALRALAERHLREHVAPIEYEADLRYPGAPESRSAEGGLTVRRLLGAHGRDPLFARWATDPRIGQWLARYFGDTPVLSTVHHNCVMTKHPAYGSLTGWHQDIRYWSFSDTDLVSCWLALGPETRANGGLSFIPGSHAAAFAPEQFDDKKFFRDDAPQNAEWIARAVCPDLEAGDVVFFHCRTLHAAQGNSSDRVKLSVVHTYHPQSCHPLPGTRSASQPGVPLAAA is encoded by the coding sequence ATGTCCGGGTTACTGCCTGATGATCAGATAGCCATCCTGCGCGAGCAGGGGTTCGTGGTGGCGCGCCAGTTCGCAAGCCCCGAGCAGGTGGCCGCCTTGCGCGCGCTGGCCGAGCGCCATTTGCGCGAACATGTGGCGCCCATCGAATACGAAGCCGACCTGCGTTATCCGGGCGCGCCCGAGTCGCGCAGCGCCGAAGGCGGGCTGACCGTGCGCCGCCTGCTGGGCGCCCACGGCCGCGACCCCTTGTTCGCCCGGTGGGCCACCGACCCGCGCATCGGGCAATGGCTGGCCCGTTATTTCGGCGACACGCCCGTGTTGTCCACCGTGCACCACAATTGCGTGATGACCAAGCACCCCGCCTATGGCAGCCTGACGGGCTGGCACCAGGACATCCGCTATTGGTCCTTCTCCGACACGGACCTGGTGTCCTGTTGGCTGGCCCTGGGCCCGGAAACGCGCGCCAACGGCGGCCTGTCGTTCATCCCGGGCTCGCACGCGGCCGCCTTCGCGCCCGAGCAGTTCGACGACAAGAAGTTCTTCCGCGACGACGCGCCGCAAAACGCCGAATGGATCGCGCGCGCGGTCTGCCCTGACCTGGAGGCCGGCGACGTGGTGTTCTTCCATTGCCGCACGCTGCACGCCGCTCAGGGCAACAGCAGCGACCGCGTGAAGCTGTCGGTGGTCCACACCTACCACCCGCAATCCTGCCACCCGCTGCCGGGCACGCGCTCCGCCTCGCAGCCCGGTGTGCCGCTGGCGGCCGCTTAG
- a CDS encoding AI-2E family transporter: MQPVLPAYLIARWLLLLVLLAGVYFLSGFLVPALAALIIGLASWPVYQRLVVRCGGRTAVAASLALLVVIVVLIVPMTLALSYAIKEASAFFAWAIAANRHGVSVPAWITSMPVVGERLGQYWESYIGQPHALGALVEAVSGEHLGNIYRMVLAATGNVFQLLLTVLFMLITLFFVYKDGVRMVAQLDVLGERILPARWQRFSRVVPATINSTVTGMGLIALGEGLVLGIAYWVAGVPSPVLLGVVTGFMALIPGGAPLSFTLVSLYLVGSGHVVAGIALMVWGSVELFIVDKTLRPRLVGGPVKLPFLPTFFGLVGGVKTMGIVGLFVGPVLMALLVAVWREWVHHEVQERDAERLNHRASSAAD; this comes from the coding sequence ATGCAGCCTGTTCTACCCGCTTACCTGATCGCCCGTTGGCTGTTGCTGCTCGTGTTGTTGGCGGGGGTTTACTTTCTTAGCGGATTCCTCGTTCCGGCCCTGGCGGCGCTGATCATCGGGCTGGCGAGCTGGCCCGTGTACCAGCGCCTGGTCGTGCGCTGCGGCGGCCGCACGGCGGTTGCCGCCTCGCTGGCCTTGCTGGTGGTCATCGTGGTGCTGATCGTGCCGATGACGCTGGCGCTGTCCTACGCCATCAAGGAGGCCAGCGCCTTCTTCGCCTGGGCCATCGCGGCCAACCGGCACGGCGTGTCGGTGCCCGCCTGGATCACGTCCATGCCCGTCGTGGGCGAACGCCTGGGCCAGTACTGGGAATCCTATATCGGCCAGCCCCACGCGCTGGGCGCGCTGGTCGAGGCCGTCAGCGGCGAACATCTGGGCAATATCTACCGCATGGTGCTGGCGGCCACGGGCAACGTGTTCCAGCTGCTCCTGACCGTGCTGTTCATGCTGATCACGCTGTTCTTCGTCTACAAGGACGGCGTGCGCATGGTGGCCCAGCTGGACGTGCTGGGCGAACGCATCCTGCCGGCGCGCTGGCAGCGCTTTTCCCGCGTGGTGCCGGCCACCATCAATTCCACCGTCACGGGCATGGGCCTGATCGCCCTGGGCGAAGGCCTGGTGCTGGGCATCGCCTATTGGGTGGCCGGAGTGCCGTCGCCGGTGCTGCTGGGCGTGGTCACCGGCTTCATGGCGCTGATCCCGGGCGGCGCGCCGCTCTCGTTCACGCTGGTGTCGCTGTACCTGGTGGGTTCGGGCCATGTGGTGGCGGGCATCGCGCTGATGGTCTGGGGCAGCGTGGAACTCTTCATCGTCGACAAGACCCTGCGCCCGCGCCTGGTGGGCGGCCCCGTGAAACTGCCATTCCTGCCGACCTTCTTCGGGCTGGTGGGAGGCGTGAAGACCATGGGCATCGTCGGGCTGTTCGTGGGCCCGGTGCTGATGGCGCTGCTGGTGGCGGTATGGCGCGAATGGGTGCACCATGAAGTCCAGGAGCGCGACGCCGAACGCCTGAACCACCGCGCATCCTCCGCCGCGGATTAG
- a CDS encoding ABC transporter substrate-binding protein: MKSTSHNASRRNALKTVAAGAAALAMPMIWTPSRAASKRIVVRDDGGIYSKAYGAVFYKPFTEATGIQVVGVQANAEPTAQIRSMVDTGNYTWDMAKISQPAILMLTEGGKVYLEKHGLESDPVVATIPKQYMSPYGVGNNVYTTVLAYRTDAFKGRRAPASWADFWNVKEIPGRRGLRKHPFDTIEEALMADGVATDKVYPCDIDRALASLDKVKPSVDVWWNTGAQVEQMLGSGEVDMIATWVSRAQSAIANGAPVQIVWDQNIWGCDNWSILKGTPNADACREFIKFASDPKRQAALVEYFAAGVTQPAAFDYIKADVARNCPTHPDNIKTGLHINAAYWLDKQRDVIERFNGWVLK; encoded by the coding sequence ATGAAATCGACCTCCCACAACGCCTCGCGCCGCAACGCGCTCAAAACCGTCGCGGCCGGCGCAGCCGCGCTCGCCATGCCCATGATCTGGACGCCGTCGCGCGCGGCGTCCAAGCGCATCGTCGTGCGCGACGACGGCGGCATCTACAGCAAGGCCTATGGCGCAGTGTTCTACAAGCCCTTCACGGAAGCCACCGGCATCCAGGTGGTCGGCGTGCAGGCCAATGCCGAGCCCACCGCGCAGATCCGCAGCATGGTGGACACCGGCAACTACACCTGGGACATGGCCAAGATCAGCCAGCCCGCCATCCTGATGCTGACCGAAGGCGGCAAGGTCTACCTGGAAAAGCACGGCCTGGAATCCGACCCCGTCGTGGCCACCATCCCCAAGCAGTACATGTCGCCCTACGGCGTGGGCAACAACGTCTACACCACGGTGCTGGCCTACCGCACGGACGCCTTCAAGGGCCGCCGCGCACCGGCCTCGTGGGCCGACTTCTGGAACGTGAAGGAAATCCCCGGGCGCCGCGGTCTGCGCAAGCATCCGTTCGACACCATCGAAGAAGCACTGATGGCCGACGGCGTGGCGACCGACAAGGTCTATCCCTGCGACATCGACCGCGCGCTGGCCAGCCTGGACAAGGTCAAGCCGTCCGTGGACGTGTGGTGGAACACCGGCGCACAGGTCGAACAGATGCTGGGGTCGGGCGAAGTCGACATGATCGCCACCTGGGTGTCGCGCGCGCAATCGGCCATCGCCAACGGCGCTCCGGTGCAGATCGTGTGGGACCAGAACATCTGGGGCTGCGACAACTGGTCCATCCTGAAAGGGACGCCGAACGCCGACGCCTGCCGCGAGTTCATCAAGTTCGCGTCCGATCCCAAGCGCCAGGCCGCGCTGGTCGAGTACTTCGCCGCCGGGGTGACGCAGCCGGCCGCCTTCGATTACATCAAGGCCGACGTGGCCCGCAATTGCCCGACCCATCCCGACAACATCAAGACGGGCCTGCACATCAACGCGGCCTACTGGCTGGACAAGCAGCGCGACGTGATCGAGCGCTTCAACGGCTGGGTCCTGAAGTAA
- a CDS encoding IclR family transcriptional regulator: MRKSPTADTEKPQAPTETRSSLFVGSTEKAFQVLHAFDGSKRHMTLADIARASGLDRSATQRLVYTLETLGYLRRIPDTRNYGLTPKVLQFSYNYVRANELIDKASPYLLDISRTLGETTNLQELDGHEIVFVARFPGHHLVNVDIAVGSRLPAYFTASGTAILSRLSDEQRREILAQTRLEAITPYTEVNPDKLLDRVQRVAEKGYAIIVNETVLGDISVAAPVIDHRGLAVAAINIAVPTTRWTVARVEAELAPHVQVAATSISKSKFSAYSR; encoded by the coding sequence GTGCGCAAATCACCCACCGCCGACACGGAAAAACCGCAAGCGCCGACCGAGACCCGGTCTTCGCTGTTCGTAGGCTCCACCGAAAAAGCCTTCCAGGTCCTGCATGCGTTCGACGGTTCCAAGCGCCACATGACCTTGGCCGACATCGCCCGCGCCTCGGGGCTGGACCGCAGCGCGACGCAGCGCCTGGTCTACACCCTGGAAACGCTGGGCTATCTGCGCCGCATCCCCGACACGCGCAACTACGGGCTGACGCCCAAGGTGCTGCAGTTTTCGTACAACTACGTGCGCGCCAACGAGCTGATCGACAAGGCCTCGCCGTATCTGCTGGACATCAGCCGCACGCTGGGCGAGACCACCAACCTGCAGGAGCTGGACGGCCACGAGATCGTGTTCGTGGCGCGCTTTCCCGGTCATCACCTGGTCAACGTGGATATCGCCGTCGGCAGCCGCCTGCCCGCGTACTTCACGGCCTCCGGCACCGCGATCCTGTCGCGCCTGTCGGATGAGCAGCGCCGCGAGATCCTGGCGCAGACCCGGCTGGAAGCGATCACGCCGTACACGGAGGTGAATCCGGACAAGCTGCTGGACCGCGTGCAGCGGGTAGCCGAGAAGGGCTACGCGATCATCGTGAACGAAACGGTGCTGGGGGATATTTCGGTGGCTGCGCCGGTGATCGATCATCGGGGGTTGGCGGTGGCGGCGATCAATATTGCTGTGCCGACGACGAGGTGGACAGTGGCGAGAGTCGAGGCTGAACTGGCGCCGCATGTGCAGGTGGCGGCGACTTCGATTTCGAAGTCCAAGTTTTCGGCTTATTCGAGGTAG
- a CDS encoding ABC transporter permease subunit encodes MTTLATPRKRMSQGRRHFLMAAPLVLLLVVLLIYPVGQLLLLSVFGEKGFSLSQYQKLFESSVYVNVLLITLKISLWTTFFSVVAGYPVAYLISSLSAKRKTSLLFWVLLSFWTSFLVRTFAWVVLLGRNGVVNQLLQALGILDAPANLLYNFGSVLVGMVHALMPLAVLTMLSVMENIDRNLPRAASTLGARPGTAFWKIYFPLSMPGVAAAAIMVFVTAIGFFITPALLGGRKETMITQIIIDQVQQTLNWEFAGAVSVLLLVVVLVVFAIYDKVLGLSTMTGGASTRVRASGKESLTRRAGDAVLTVLANVSDALFALLPKRLRRSVSGTGQSRTLWWIVLLVLAFLSAPAFLMIPLSFDSGSGLTWPPKGFSLQWYEQMFTSPVWMQAITRSLIVGVGTGFLAMLIGTPAAFLLVRANMRGKSAMLAFVLSPIVVPRMIIAVGMFYFFARVGLVGSTIGLILAHTVVAVPYVVITMMAVLRNYDTRLDLAAQSLGAGPWSTLRFVTFPILSAGLMSSFLFAFATSFDELTIALFASGGLNATLPKQFWDEVTLQISPVIAAVSTCLFIFIAALIWLADRLRRRSLAN; translated from the coding sequence ATGACAACCCTTGCTACTCCCCGTAAGCGCATGAGCCAGGGCCGCCGCCATTTCCTGATGGCCGCCCCGCTGGTCCTGCTGCTGGTGGTGCTGCTGATCTACCCGGTGGGCCAGCTGCTGCTGCTGAGCGTCTTTGGCGAAAAAGGCTTCAGCCTGTCGCAGTACCAGAAGCTGTTCGAATCTTCGGTCTACGTGAATGTGCTGCTCATCACGCTGAAGATTTCGCTGTGGACCACGTTCTTCTCGGTGGTCGCGGGCTATCCCGTGGCCTACCTGATCTCCAGCCTGTCGGCCAAGCGCAAGACCTCGCTGCTGTTCTGGGTGCTGCTGTCGTTCTGGACCAGCTTCCTGGTGCGCACGTTCGCCTGGGTGGTGCTGCTGGGCAGGAACGGCGTGGTGAACCAGCTGCTGCAGGCCCTGGGCATCCTGGACGCGCCGGCCAACCTGCTCTACAACTTCGGCAGCGTGCTGGTGGGCATGGTGCATGCGCTGATGCCGCTGGCGGTGCTGACGATGCTGTCGGTCATGGAGAACATCGACCGCAACCTGCCGCGCGCGGCGTCCACCCTGGGCGCCCGGCCCGGCACCGCGTTCTGGAAGATCTACTTTCCGCTGTCCATGCCCGGCGTCGCCGCCGCGGCCATCATGGTGTTCGTGACCGCCATCGGCTTCTTCATCACGCCCGCGCTGCTGGGCGGACGCAAGGAAACGATGATCACGCAGATCATCATCGACCAGGTCCAGCAGACCCTGAACTGGGAGTTCGCCGGCGCGGTGTCGGTGCTGCTGCTGGTGGTGGTGCTGGTGGTGTTCGCCATCTACGACAAGGTGCTGGGCCTGTCGACCATGACGGGCGGCGCATCGACCCGGGTGCGCGCTTCGGGCAAGGAGAGCCTGACCCGGCGCGCGGGCGACGCGGTGCTGACCGTGCTGGCCAACGTTTCCGACGCGCTGTTCGCGCTGCTCCCGAAGCGCCTGCGCCGCTCGGTGTCGGGCACGGGCCAGTCACGCACCTTGTGGTGGATCGTGCTGCTGGTGCTGGCCTTCCTGTCCGCGCCCGCCTTCCTGATGATTCCGCTGTCGTTCGATTCCGGATCGGGGCTCACCTGGCCGCCCAAGGGCTTCTCGCTGCAATGGTATGAACAGATGTTCACCTCGCCCGTGTGGATGCAAGCGATCACGCGTTCGCTCATTGTCGGCGTGGGCACGGGTTTCCTGGCGATGCTGATCGGCACGCCCGCGGCCTTCCTGCTGGTGCGCGCCAACATGCGGGGCAAGTCGGCCATGCTGGCCTTCGTGCTGTCGCCCATCGTGGTGCCGCGCATGATCATCGCGGTGGGCATGTTCTATTTCTTCGCCCGCGTGGGCCTGGTGGGTTCCACCATCGGCCTGATCCTTGCGCACACGGTGGTGGCGGTGCCCTATGTGGTGATCACCATGATGGCGGTGCTGCGCAACTACGACACGCGCCTGGACCTGGCCGCGCAGAGCCTGGGCGCGGGCCCGTGGTCCACGCTGCGCTTCGTGACCTTCCCGATCCTGAGCGCGGGGCTGATGTCGTCGTTTCTGTTCGCGTTCGCCACTTCGTTCGATGAGCTGACGATCGCGCTGTTCGCGTCGGGCGGCCTGAATGCCACGCTGCCCAAGCAGTTCTGGGACGAGGTGACGCTGCAGATCTCTCCGGTGATCGCCGCTGTCTCCACCTGCCTTTTCATCTTCATTGCCGCGCTGATCTGGCTGGCTGACCGGCTGCGCCGCCGCAGCCTGGCCAACTGA
- a CDS encoding FAD-binding oxidoreductase, whose product MTNGITLLDALTQALGQDAILHSEADTAGYTEDWRGRYKGPALCVALPGNTQQVSDIVRLCNEHATPVLPQGGNTSLCGGAVPAAAGKPPVIVNLSRMRKIRSVDAANNSMLVEAGCVLAAVQEAAAASGRLYPISLGAEGSCQIGGTIATNAGGTGVLRYGNTRDNILGLEVVLPDGRIWNGLTALHKNNTGFDLKHLFIGAEGTMGIVTAAVLKLHPLPTAHAVAWLAPDSPQAALDILGLFQRACGSRLSAFEMIDSNQLDVVMAHVPGRKNPLAGEHPWHVLVELSDTGGATELQDLLQQILEQASEQGLLHDAVVASNDTQRAALWEVRHSVSEGNKKAGVGLTTDSAVPVSSVPRFIDEATVAVRRLVPDLPVLIVAHLGDGNVHFIPFFTFEAWNALPDRDAMAAAIRRAVNDVADALGGTFSAEHGVGRTSLAEMAHYKSPVELAMMHALKHTFDPANLFNPGRLLP is encoded by the coding sequence ATGACCAACGGCATCACCCTGCTAGACGCGTTGACCCAGGCCCTGGGCCAGGACGCCATCCTTCATTCCGAGGCCGACACGGCCGGCTACACCGAAGACTGGCGCGGCCGGTACAAGGGCCCGGCGCTGTGCGTCGCGCTGCCCGGCAACACGCAGCAGGTGTCCGACATCGTGCGCCTGTGCAACGAGCACGCCACGCCCGTGCTGCCCCAGGGCGGCAACACCAGCCTGTGCGGCGGCGCGGTGCCGGCCGCGGCGGGCAAGCCGCCCGTCATCGTGAACCTGTCCCGCATGCGCAAGATCCGTAGCGTCGATGCCGCCAACAACTCCATGCTGGTCGAGGCCGGCTGCGTGCTGGCCGCGGTGCAGGAAGCCGCCGCCGCCAGCGGCCGCCTGTACCCGATCAGCCTGGGCGCCGAAGGCTCCTGCCAGATCGGCGGCACCATCGCCACCAACGCCGGCGGCACGGGCGTGCTGCGCTATGGCAACACGCGCGACAACATCCTGGGCCTGGAAGTCGTGCTGCCCGACGGCCGCATCTGGAACGGCCTGACCGCCCTGCACAAGAACAATACGGGCTTCGACCTGAAGCATCTGTTCATCGGCGCCGAGGGCACCATGGGCATCGTCACCGCCGCCGTGCTGAAGCTGCATCCGCTGCCCACCGCGCACGCCGTGGCATGGCTGGCGCCGGACTCCCCACAGGCGGCGCTGGATATCCTGGGCCTGTTCCAGCGCGCCTGCGGTTCGCGCCTGTCGGCCTTCGAGATGATCGACAGCAATCAGCTGGACGTGGTAATGGCGCACGTACCCGGCCGCAAGAATCCGCTGGCGGGCGAGCATCCCTGGCATGTGCTGGTGGAACTGTCCGACACCGGCGGCGCAACCGAACTCCAGGACCTGCTGCAGCAGATCCTGGAGCAGGCATCCGAACAAGGCCTGCTGCATGACGCCGTGGTGGCCAGCAACGACACCCAGCGCGCCGCGCTCTGGGAAGTGCGCCACAGCGTGTCGGAAGGCAACAAGAAGGCCGGCGTCGGCCTGACCACCGACAGCGCCGTGCCCGTATCCAGCGTGCCGCGCTTCATCGACGAGGCCACGGTGGCCGTGCGCCGCCTGGTGCCGGACCTGCCCGTGCTGATCGTCGCCCACCTGGGCGACGGCAACGTCCACTTCATTCCCTTCTTCACGTTCGAGGCCTGGAATGCGCTGCCCGACCGCGACGCCATGGCCGCCGCCATCCGCCGCGCCGTCAACGACGTGGCCGACGCGCTGGGCGGCACGTTCAGCGCCGAACACGGAGTGGGCCGCACTTCGCTTGCCGAAATGGCGCACTACAAGTCGCCGGTCGAGCTGGCGATGATGCATGCGCTCAAGCACACCTTCGATCCCGCCAATCTCTTCAATCCCGGCCGCTTGCTGCCTTGA